The Gorilla gorilla gorilla isolate KB3781 chromosome 11, NHGRI_mGorGor1-v2.1_pri, whole genome shotgun sequence genome contains the following window.
tgccattgcactccagcctgggcaacaagagcgaaacttggtctcaaaacaaacaaacaaacaaacccaaagcaAAAAACTCCCTGAACCCTGCTCAGAGGGAGCcagttttaaaaacacaaaaaccaaaaaccaagaaATTACATTGATACCATACTAACAGCTAGTCTATAGACCTTGTTTAAATTTTGTTGGTTGTCTTAACTCATGTCCATTTCTTGGACCAGGAACCAGTCCACAATCACACATTGCATTTCGTTGTTAACATCTCCTTAGTTTTCCTTTATCTTAAATAGttcctcagtttttctttgttttttaagaccATGATACTTTATTTATAGAGTACTGGCCAGTTAATTTATAGGATAGCCTTCAATTTGTGTCTGCCTGATATTTTCTTATGATTAAACTTCGGTTATGCATTTTGGGCGTGAATATCTTAGAATCGATGTGCCCTTCTCAGTGTGTAGCATCAGGAGACACATAATGTTGCCGTATCATTTTGGGTGATGTTAGCTTGAGCCACTTGATTAAGGTACTACTGTCTGCCAAGTTACTCCACTGTGAAGTTACTGTTTTTCCTAATTAATAAGGATCGTATGGGGAAGAactttgagactatgtaaataCCTTGTTTCTTATCTTACTTTTGCCCACTTATTTTATGCAACCATTAATGATTCTTTGATCAAAATTCTACCATAAAGGAGATCTTTACTTGTTCTTTCACTTATTCAAGTATTTAATACTTATTTATATCATTATAGACTCATGGATATTTCCTTTATTCTATGGGTTTTAATTTgttactatttattatttattttgttgctcaaattgtgtATGGACATTTGAAGTCCTTGCTAGACACTTCCTAGAAGGCTATACCAATTTATACTCACACCAGCAGCATAAGAGAATGCTCATTTCCTGTCACTGTTGCTAACACTGGGATTATCAGCTTCTTTTTTCCCTCCCAACCTAATAGGCCAAAAATGTGTAGATATACATACTGATAATCCCATATTATCTATTTTCAGGTAGAACTTTTTTGTATACTGATTGGCCATATTTTATTCTATGATATGTTTGTTAatatactttgcccatttttctatggagttatttgtatattttggctTTGTAAGAAATATATGAGTATGAGTAATATCCtttgtattttaaatgtgttacagatttttttcagaaCCCAATTGTTTGTCTTTTAACTGTATATGTTATTCTTtattatacagaaattaaaatttttgatttAATCAGATGTAAGGAGAATTTTTCTTTATGGCTTCTTTTATGCCTTTTTCTTCatgcctttgttttttcttttaaatatttataaccaTCTTGGAGTTTGTTTTTATATGTGGTATGAGGCAGGACTTCTTGTATCTCTAATTATCCTTGctgatataaaatgtcaccacCTGTGTCATAACCCGAGTTcttgtatttgtgtatatgtgtgtatgtatatctcaTTTTGAGTACCATTTTGtttccttgatttaaaaaaaatcccatgccaatagtacattattttattatatatgtataaactttcTAACTTATAggatttatgattttaaaacatttcctttctgtttccccCTTGTTTAGACattgtagatttttctattttagctTTCCTGAAAATcagttcttgctttatttttgtttcatcttcattaattttttccttttcttcgtATATTTCGTCTACGTTTTTATGGGGGCAAtttgattgttatttttttcGTCTTAAATTGGGTGCCCAGTTGTATTTATGAATTCTTTTCTTAAtggaagtatttaaaaatatgacgTTTTTATTTTGGCCATATctcatagtttttatttcttttagataatttaaaaaatgtttttttttttttagctcaagagtttttctttttagctcAAGAGTTTAGctgttttttgttcgtttgtaggtctcactctgtggcccaggctggagtgcagggtgtgattatagctcactgtagtctcaaagtcctgggctcaagtgatcctcctgcttcagcctctcgagtatctgggactataggcatgtaccaccatgcctggcttattttttaaatatttgtagaaacaggatctcattatgttgccaaggctggtctcgtctcaaactcttggcctcaagtgatcctctcacttgaGTCTTCCAAAGtggggggattacaggcgtgaaccaccacgcctggccaaaagagTGGTTTTTAATCTTTAATGGTTAGATTTTTAGagagctttttttgttgttgtgtagTTACAAATGATGAGTTAAATGTGGATTATGATTTAATTGTTAaacatattatacacacacaaatacagatGCAGATCAAAGCATCCAGATAGCAGTTCATGACCTTCTTGGGATTTTACCAGCCGTATGATTTTATGATtataccttcttttcttttttcccttttctttcttttcttagctACATATTGCACAATTGGTTTTATTTTGAGAATGTTGTGATAGTCCTTAAGACGAAGATAGTTTAGGGTTCTGAAAAACTAGAGTGAAGTGGTTGTTGCACTGCAATGTCATTGTTGAGAAGTATGAAAAATTAGAATTGTTTTTTGCTGCATCACAATACTTTTGATGCAGGgttaactttattttctaaattcaaaattaatattaAGGTAATAAATTTATATGGGATAGTAACAGTAATACTTAGGCTAAAATGAAATTGCATATGGCtgacacatgtatgcatgttcTCTTAGACAAATGACATCTCAAATtggaaaaattcaataaatttttaggtgtttatttttaattgttataggctatttttataaacaaacaGTTTTAGATTAATGGAAACAATGAGGAAATAGTACAGAGTGTGCCTATAATACTCTCTTACCCAATTTCTCTATTATTAACATTAATGTGATATATTTGTTACAAGTAATGAACTGATATTAGTAAAGTCCGTGGTTTATTCAGACTTCTTAGTTTCTACTTAAACTAAGTTTTCTTAAACtaagatttccttagttttactactttttctgtttcagaatcacatccaggataccacattacattaACTTGTAGTGTCTCTTTAGGTCCCTCTTGGCTATGacagtttaatctttttttttttttcttaaacaggtCTAGATGTGATGATACTTATCTCTttgaattgttattattttttatgtgtctGCCTTCTGCAGCTGCTTGAATGGTCTTTAAAAGGCAGCTTAACTTTTTTTGAATTTGCCTTAGTACCTAGCATAGTGTCTGTAatgcagtagtaagtccttagtAGATGGTTGTTACGTGAATGAATGTTTGCCCGACTTTAAGAATTCAGGCCATGGCAATATCATTAGGTCAGTTGGTTTTATGTACATGAAAGAACAGTCCCTGAAATGCTTTGGTCAAACATGTTGTCTTGATACTGGTAGAAGAGATTCATAGACTGATTTTAGATATGAAAGTtttgggtctttttaaaaataatggaatttaaattttgaatgggaaatacatatacatagacATAATTCACAGTGCACGTTCAAAAGTAAGTCTTCTTAAATTGCTGCCATCCTGTAATCACTTCCCTAGAGGTAACACTTGACACCTCTAGACTTCTACAGTTGTATGTGCCATTCTCCAGATATTCTAAGTGCATTATTCTTTTCCCTTCTATTTTACATAAATGGTAGCTTTCTGTGTACCCTTGCTTTTCACTAACAATGTTTATAGtaattggtttttatttgtatatatagagctgctttattatttttaaaaaccacattgtATTCCATTAAATACCATTAATTATTTAACCAATACCCAGTTACTGAGTATTCAGGTTGATTCTAGTCATTTGCTATTTACCCCTCCCTCCGCTCTTTAAAAGTAGCAGTAACTATTCTTGTACATGTTCATTAAACACATGAGAAAGCCAAAAGTGGAATTAGAGGTCAAAGGGTATGtacattcttaattttaatagacATTGCCAAATTGCTGTTTGTAGAGGTTACAAATCTACATAGAGGTTAACCAGTAACTGTTAACTGATCTATATTCCTATGAACAATGTATTAAAGTGCCTTTGTCCTTACACCCGCACCGAAACAATGTGTTaagataataatagctaacatttgtgaatgcttactatgtgccaagctgtttctttgttttaatgcTCTTTACATGTAACAATTAATTTACTCATCAAAACAATCTCATGAGGGAAAATAGTGTAAGATTCcctttttttggaggcagaaacTGAAGCATACAAAGTTGAGTAACATATGTCAAACTTTTTGCTATTTACTACTctgataattgaaaaataatatatgattttatttgtttagttaTTCATGTTTAGGGGCCATTTGTATTTAAGTAGCAATTGGTGGAGCCACCTCCACCTTCTGCAGTAATTCCCCCCCTGTGGTCCATGCAGTGTTCAGCCTGGGGTGACTGCCTGGATTCCTTGTCCTTTAAGGATAGTCCAGAACAGaaagcaaataatatttattatgcctctattttaatattttaaacagaCATTAGAATATGTTTATGAGTTTCCCCCCTTTCTTTTTAGTTCAACACAAGATGAGACACATGTGAATACTGGGTCATCGTCTGAAGTGGTGCATTTGGATGATGCTTTttctgaagaagaggaagaggatgagGATAAGGTTGAGGATGAGGATGCTACCGAAGACAGACCATCTGAGGTTTCAGAACCTATTGAAGAGTTACAGTCCAGACCTCATAAATCTCAGGAAGGCACGCAGGAGGTTTCAGTTCGACCATCAGTTATTCAAAAACTGGAGAAGGGACAGCAGCAGCCCTTGGAGTTTGTTCATAAAATTGGGGCCAGTGTGAAAAAATGTAACCTAGTAGATATTGGTCAGGCTACAAATAATAGAAGCAACTTGGTACGCCCCCCAGTGATTTGTAATGCTCCTGCTAGTTGTTTACCTGAAAGCTCTAACGATAGACCAGTTACAGCTAATACAACTAGTTTACCACCAGCAGCTCATTTGGATTCAGTTAGCAAATGTGACCCAAACAAAGTTGAGAAATATCTTGAACAGCCAGATGGGGCCTCTAGAAATCCTGTGCCATCATCCCATGTAGAAACTACTTCATTTTCGTATCAGAAACATAAAGAATCAAATAGGAAATCTTTACGCATGAATTCAGATAAGTTGGTTTTGTGGAAAGATGTAAAATCTCAGGGTAAAACTTTATCAGCTGGCTTGAAATTCCATGAACGCATGGGTACTAAGGGCTCCTTAAGAGTTAAATCTCCTTCCAAATTAGCAGTAAACCCGAATAAAACTGACATGCCTTCTAATAAAGGAATATTTGAAGATACTATTGCAAAGAACCATGAGGAATTCTTTTCTAACATGGATTGTACCCAAGAAGAAAAGCATTTGGTTTTTAACAAGACAGCCTTTTGGGAACAGAAGTGCTCAGTGAGTTCTGAAATGAAGTTTGACTGTAGCTCTCTTCAGTCAGCATCTGATCAGCCCCAAGAGACTGCACAAGACTTAAATCTTTGGAAGGAGGAGCAAATTGACCAAGAAGATAACTATGAATCTAGAGGTTCAGAAATGAGTTTTGATTGCAGTTCCTCTTTTCATTCACTGACTGACCAATCTAAAGTGAGTGCCAAAGAAGTAAACCTTTCCAAGGAAGTACGTACTGATGTACAGTATAAGAATAATAAATCTTATGTTTCTAAAATAAGTTCTGATTGTGATGACATTCTTCACTTGGTTACCAACCAATCCCAAATGATTGTTAAAGAAATAAGTCTTCAGAATGCAAGGCATATTAGCCTGGTTGACCAAAGCTATGAATCTAGCAGTTCTGAAACGAATTTTGATTGTGATGTTTCACCTCAGTCCACTAGTGACTACCCCCAACAATCTGTAACAGAAGTAAACCTTCCTAAGGAAGTGCACATTGGTTTGGTTGATAAGAACTATGGTTCCAGTAGCTCTGAAGTAAGTGCTGATTCTGTTTTCCCACTGCAGTCAGTGGTTGACCGACCCCCAGTGGCTGTCACAGAAACAAAACTTCGGAAGAAGGCTCATACCAGCTTGGTTGATAACTATGGATCGAGTTGTTCTGAAACAAGTTTTGATTGTGATGTTTCTCTTGAGTCAGTAGTTGATCATCCCCAACTGACTGTCAAAGGAAGAAATCTGAAAGGTAGACAAGTCCACCTAAAACATAAGAAGCGTAAACCCAGTAGTGCTAAAGCACATCTTGATTGTGATGTCTCACTTGGGACAGTTGCAGATGAATCCCAGAGGGCTGTTGAAAAGATAAATCTGCTGAAGGAGAAGAATGCTGACCTTATGGATATGAACTGTGAATCCCATGGTCCTGAAATGGGTTTTCAGGCTGATGCTCAATTAGCTGACCAGTCTCAAGTAGCCAAAATAGAGCCTCAGAAAGTGGATGTTGACCTTGAGAATAAGAGTGTTCAGTCTAGCCGTTCTTCTCTGAGTTCTGATTCTCCGGCTTCTCTTTATCATTCAGCTCATGATGAGCCTCAAGAAGCTTTGGATGAAGTAAATCTTAAAGAGTTAAATATTGACATGGAAGTTAAGAGCTATGATTGCTCCAGCTCTGAGTTGACTTTTGATTCTGACCCGCCTCTTCTGTCAGTTACTGAGCAGTCTCATCTGGATGCTGAAGGAAAAGAACGGCACATTGACCTGGAAGATGAGAGCTGTGAGTCAGATAGTTCTGAAATAACTTTTGATTCTGATATTCCTCTTTATTCAGTAATTGACCAACCTGAAGTAGCTGTTTATGAGGAAGAAACTGTTGATCTGGAAAGTAAAAGTAATGAATCTTGTGTCTCTGAAATAACTTTTGATTCTGATATTCCTCTTCATTCAGGAAATGATCACCCTGAAGTAGCTGTTAAAGAAGTAATTCAGAAAGAAGAGTACATTCACTTAGAAAGGAAGAATGATGAACCCAGTGGTTCTGAAATAAGTTCGGATTCCCATGCCCCTCTTCATTCAGTGACTAATTCTCCCGAAGTAGCTGTTAAAAAGCTAAATCCTCAAAAAGAAGAGCAGGTACActtagaaaataaggaaaatgaacGTATTGATTCTGAAGTAAGTTTGGATTATAATATCATTTTTCATTCAGTGACTGGACGTTCTGAAGATCCCATTAAAGAAATAAGCCTTCACACAAAAGAGCACATGTACTTAGAAAATAAGAGTGTTTTTGAAACAAGTTTGGATTCTGATGTCCCTCTTCAGGCAGCGACTCACAAACCTGAAGTAATTGTCAAAGAAACATGGCTTCAAAGAGAAAAGCACACTGAATTCCAAGGTAGAAGTACTGAATTCAGTGGTTCAAAAACAAGTTTAGATTCTGGTGTCCCTCATTATTCAGTAACTGAACCTCAAGTAGCTGttaacaaaataaacagaaagaagcaATATGTTCTAGAAAACAAGAATGATAAATGTAGTGGTTCTGAAATAATTTTGGATTCTAATGTTCCACCTCAGTCAATGACTGACCAACCTCAACTAGCTTTTTTGAAGGAAAAACATGTTAATCTGAAGGACAAAAACAGTAAATCAGGTGATTCTAAAATAACTTTTGATTCTGAACAACTTCAGGAAGCGGTTaaaaaaatagaccaatggaaggaAGAGGTTATTGGCCTGAAAAATAAGATTAATGAACCTAGTACTTATAAATTAATACATCATCCTGATGTTTCTGTCCAATCTGTGGCTGATCAACCCAAAGTAGCTATTAAACATGTAAACCTTGGGAATGAAAACCATATGTACTTGGAAGTTAAGAACAGCCAATATAGTTGTTCAGAAATGAATTTGGATTCTGGTTTCTTGGGTCAGTCAATAGTCAGTCGACCTCAAATAACTATTTTGGAGCAGGAGCACAATGAACTAGAAGGTAAGCACAATCAATGTTGTGGTTCTGAAGTAAGTTTTGATTCTGATGACCCTCTTCAGTCAGTGGCTGACCGGCTGAGAGAAACCGTTAAAGAAATAAGCCTTTGGAAGGATGAAGAAGTTGACATGGAAGATAGGAGAAATGAAGCTAAGGGTTTTGAAATTATGTATGATTCTGATGTTCTTCAGCCAGTGGCTGGCCAACCTGAAGAAGTAGTTAAGGAGGTCAGTCTTTGGAAAGAGCATGTTGACTTGGAAAATAAGATTGTCAAACCTACAGATTCCAGAATAAATTTTGATTCTCATGAACCCCTTCAGTCCATAGCTAATAAAATTCCAGgggcaaataaagaaataaatcttttGAGGGAGGAACATGTTTGTCTGGATGATAAGGGCTATGTGCCCAGTGattctgaaataatttatgtttCAAATATCCCTCTTCAGTCAGTGATAAAACAACCACACATTTTGGAAGAGGAGCATGCCAGTCTGGAAGATAAGAGCAGCAATTCTTGTAGTCCTGAAGAAAGTTCTGATTCCAATGACTCTTTTCAGGCAGCAGCAGATGAGCTTCAAAAACCTGtcaaagaaataaatctttgGAAGGAAGACCATATTTACCTGGAAGATAAGAGCTATAAATTAGGTGATTTTGATGTAAGTTATGCTTCTCATATTCCTGTTCAGTTTGTGACTGATCAATCTTCTGTACCTGTCAAAGAAATAAACTTGCAAAAGAAGGATCATAATGATCTAGAAAATAAGAACTGTGAAGTCTGTGGTtctgaaataaaatgtcattCTTGTGTTCATCTTCAGTCAGAAGTTGACCAACCTCAAGTGTCTTACAAAGAGGCAGACCTTCAGAAGGAAGAGCATGTTGTCATGGAAGAAAAGACCGATCAACCTAGTGATTCAGAAATGATGTATGATTCTGATGTTCCTTTTCAAATAGTAGTTAACCAATTTCCAGGATCAGTCAAAGAAACCCACCTTCCAAAGGTGGTACTTGTGGATCTGGTGCCCAGTGATAGTGATTATGAAGTAATTTCAGATGATATTCCCCTTCAGTTAGTGACTGACCCACCTCAGTTGACTGTCAAAGATATCAACTGTATAAATACAGAATGTATTGATATAGAAGATAAGAGCTGTGACTTTTTTGGTTCTGAAGTCAGATGTCATTGTAAAGCCTCTCCTCCCTCAATGACAAACCAATGCAAAGAgactttcaaaataataaaccGGAAGAAGGACTATATTATTCTGGGAGAGCCAAGTTGTCAATCTTGTGGTTCTGAAATGAATTTTAATGTTGATGCCTCTGATCAGTCCATGACTTACGAGTCACAAGGATCTGATGAGAAAATGGTGAAATATATTGATTCAGAAGATAAGAGCTGTGGATATAATGGTTCTAAAGGAAAATTTAATTTGGAAGACACTTCTCATCGAACGACTCACCGACTGCAGAAAGCTCACAAAGAAGCCAACCTTCGGAAAGATCCAAGAAATGCTGGCCTAAAGGGTAAGAGCTGTCAGTCTAGTGCTTCTGCAGTGGATTTTGGTGCCTCTTCCAAGTCAGCGCTCCATCGAAGGGCTGATAAAAAAAAACGTTCGAAGCTAAAACATAGAGATCTAGAAGTGAGCTGTGAACCGGATGGTTTTGAGATGAATTTTCAGTGTGCTCCCCCTCTTCTGTCTGATACTGATCAGCCTCAAGAAACTGTTAAGAAAAGACACCCTTGTAAGAAGGTATCTTTTGACTTGAAAGAAAAGAACCGTGATTCCCAGTCAAGCTCTGTTCCCAAGGTTGATTCTGTAAGGAACCTGAAAAAAGCAAAGGATGTCATAGAAGATAATCCTGATGAACCAGTTCTTGAAGCCTTGCCTCATGTACCTCCTTCATTTGTGGGGAAAACATGGTCTCAGATAATGAGAGAAGATGACATAAAAATTAATGCTCTGGTGAAGGAGTTTAGGGAAGGTCGTTTCCACTGTTACTTTGATGATGACTGTGAGACCAAAAAAGTTTCTtcgaaggggaaaaaaaaggttaCCTGGGCTGACTTGCAAGGTAAGGAGGACACTGCACCAACTCAAGCTGTGTCAGAGAGTGATGATATTGTCTGTGGTATTTCAGATATTGATGACTTGTCAGTGGCCTTAGATAAACCATGCCATCGTCATCCTCCAGCAGAGAGGCCTCCTAAGCAAAAGGGGCGTGTGGCTTCTCAATGCCAGACAGCGAAAATCAGCCATAGTACTCAGACCAGTTGTAAGAATTACCcagtgatgaaaagaaaaataattagacaAGAGGAAGACCCACCAAAAAGTAAGTGTTCACGTTTACAGGATGacagaaaaaccaaaaagaaagtcAAAATTGGGAC
Protein-coding sequences here:
- the ZDBF2 gene encoding DBF4-type zinc finger-containing protein 2 isoform X3, whose product is MQKRQGYCSYCRVQYNNLEQHLFSAQHRSLTRQSRRQICTSSLMERFLQDVLQHHPYHCQESSSTQDETHVNTGSSSEVVHLDDAFSEEEEEDEDKVEDEDATEDRPSEVSEPIEELQSRPHKSQEGTQEVSVRPSVIQKLEKGQQQPLEFVHKIGASVKKCNLVDIGQATNNRSNLVRPPVICNAPASCLPESSNDRPVTANTTSLPPAAHLDSVSKCDPNKVEKYLEQPDGASRNPVPSSHVETTSFSYQKHKESNRKSLRMNSDKLVLWKDVKSQGKTLSAGLKFHERMGTKGSLRVKSPSKLAVNPNKTDMPSNKGIFEDTIAKNHEEFFSNMDCTQEEKHLVFNKTAFWEQKCSVSSEMKFDCSSLQSASDQPQETAQDLNLWKEEQIDQEDNYESRGSEMSFDCSSSFHSLTDQSKVSAKEVNLSKEVRTDVQYKNNKSYVSKISSDCDDILHLVTNQSQMIVKEISLQNARHISLVDQSYESSSSETNFDCDVSPQSTSDYPQQSVTEVNLPKEVHIGLVDKNYGSSSSEVSADSVFPLQSVVDRPPVAVTETKLRKKAHTSLVDNYGSSCSETSFDCDVSLESVVDHPQLTVKGRNLKGRQVHLKHKKRKPSSAKAHLDCDVSLGTVADESQRAVEKINLLKEKNADLMDMNCESHGPEMGFQADAQLADQSQVAKIEPQKVDVDLENKSVQSSRSSLSSDSPASLYHSAHDEPQEALDEVNLKELNIDMEVKSYDCSSSELTFDSDPPLLSVTEQSHLDAEGKERHIDLEDESCESDSSEITFDSDIPLYSVIDQPEVAVYEEETVDLESKSNESCVSEITFDSDIPLHSGNDHPEVAVKEVIQKEEYIHLERKNDEPSGSEISSDSHAPLHSVTNSPEVAVKKLNPQKEEQVHLENKENERIDSEVSLDYNIIFHSVTGRSEDPIKEISLHTKEHMYLENKSVFETSLDSDVPLQAATHKPEVIVKETWLQREKHTEFQGRSTEFSGSKTSLDSGVPHYSVTEPQVAVNKINRKKQYVLENKNDKCSGSEIILDSNVPPQSMTDQPQLAFLKEKHVNLKDKNSKSGDSKITFDSEQLQEAVKKIDQWKEEVIGLKNKINEPSTYKLIHHPDVSVQSVADQPKVAIKHVNLGNENHMYLEVKNSQYSCSEMNLDSGFLGQSIVSRPQITILEQEHNELEGKHNQCCGSEVSFDSDDPLQSVADRLRETVKEISLWKDEEVDMEDRRNEAKGFEIMYDSDVLQPVAGQPEEVVKEVSLWKEHVDLENKIVKPTDSRINFDSHEPLQSIANKIPGANKEINLLREEHVCLDDKGYVPSDSEIIYVSNIPLQSVIKQPHILEEEHASLEDKSSNSCSPEESSDSNDSFQAAADELQKPVKEINLWKEDHIYLEDKSYKLGDFDVSYASHIPVQFVTDQSSVPVKEINLQKKDHNDLENKNCEVCGSEIKCHSCVHLQSEVDQPQVSYKEADLQKEEHVVMEEKTDQPSDSEMMYDSDVPFQIVVNQFPGSVKETHLPKVVLVDLVPSDSDYEVISDDIPLQLVTDPPQLTVKDINCINTECIDIEDKSCDFFGSEVRCHCKASPPSMTNQCKETFKIINRKKDYIILGEPSCQSCGSEMNFNVDASDQSMTYESQGSDEKMVKYIDSEDKSCGYNGSKGKFNLEDTSHRTTHRLQKAHKEANLRKDPRNAGLKGKSCQSSASAVDFGASSKSALHRRADKKKRSKLKHRDLEVSCEPDGFEMNFQCAPPLLSDTDQPQETVKKRHPCKKVSFDLKEKNRDSQSSSVPKVDSVRNLKKAKDVIEDNPDEPVLEALPHVPPSFVGKTWSQIMREDDIKINALVKEFREGRFHCYFDDDCETKKVSSKGKKKVTWADLQGKEDTAPTQAVSESDDIVCGISDIDDLSVALDKPCHRHPPAERPPKQKGRVASQCQTAKISHSTQTSCKNYPVMKRKIIRQEEDPPKRATKTPVQEIMMLMDKALLQRL